In a genomic window of Drosophila takahashii strain IR98-3 E-12201 chromosome 3L, DtakHiC1v2, whole genome shotgun sequence:
- the vn gene encoding protein vein isoform X6, which translates to MYAQHLRKWSLKTKKQLMPLILLIISYMLLLNTCVLSSATTQQQQQQQQPRLWEGSAEAEESSYYIPLSSDNGSGSSESSSSSNIDNNILSRLLSLTSNSLSSRSNVKLEPATVFDAGSSSAAQQEQHVAAAPEQQQQQQHQQLQQQQQSMQKVPNTLINSQIYNLLYNGMPSEAASSKMRRHIQPSQSQLQHQQQQESLARMPSNFSSRAVQSYLIESYEVPDSQFDGQARSRRDGSNTNAGRQQQQHRPGHRQQLQQDKRDHRRQRKEQRKEQQHQHQHQHKSNNHQQQQRRKHQRKHRGHQRSDRYCSARDPAQLAYAAPTVFQGVFKSMSADRRVNFSATMKVQKVYKQQHDLQLPTLVRLQFALSNASGECDIYRERLLPRGLLRSGNDLQQASDISYMMFVQQTNPGNFTILGQPIRVTHSVVKSVKMAVSENYERIDHVDHLGAE; encoded by the coding sequence ATGTATGCGCAACATTTGCGCAAATGGagtctaaaaacaaaaaagcaacTAATGCCATTGATATTGCTAATTATCAGCTACATGTTGCTACTAAACACATGTGTATTGTCGTCGGCGAcgacacagcagcagcagcaacagcagcagccaagaTTATGGGAAGGCAGTGCCGAAGCCGAAGAAAGCAGCTACTATATACCACTGAGTTCGGATAATGGCAGCGGGAGCAgtgaaagcagcagcagcagcaacatcgacaaCAATATCTTAAGTAGGCTGCTCAGCCTCACCAGCAATAGTCTTAGTAGCCGTAGCAATGTTAAGTTAGAGCCAGCAACAGTATTCGACGCCGGCAGCAGTTCAGCCGCTCAGCAggagcaacatgttgctgccgcgccagagcagcagcagcagcagcaacaccagcagctacagcagcagcagcagtcaaTGCAAAAAGTTCCAAATACGTTAATCAATAgtcaaatatataatttattatacaatGGCATGCCCAGCGAGGCGGCGAGCAGTAAAATGCGTCGTCACATTCAACCATCACAATCGCAGctgcaacaccagcagcagcaggagagtTTAGCACGAATGCCGAGCAACTTCAGCAGTCGGGCGGTACAGAGCTATCTAATAGAGTCCTACGAAGTGCCAGATAGCCAGTTTGATGGCCAGGCGCGAAGTCGGCGGGACGGTAGCAACACCAACGCCGgccgacagcagcagcaacatcgtcCCGGCCACCGGCAACAGTTGCAGCAGGACAAGCGCGATCATCGCCGCCAGCGGAAGGAACAGCGGAAGGAGCAACAGCATCAGCATCAACATCAGCACAAGAGCAacaaccaccagcagcagcagcgcaggAAGCACCAGCGGAAGCATCGGGGTCACCAGCGATCCGATCGCTACTGCTCCGCCCGGGATCCCGCCCAGTTGGCCTATGCGGCGCCCACCGTCTTCCAGGGCGTCTTCAAGTCGATGTCTGCCGATCGGCGGGTCAACTTCTCGGCCACGATGAAGGTGCAGAAGGTGTACAAGCAGCAGCACGACCTCCAGCTGCCCACCCTGGTGCGATTGCAGTTCGCGTTGAGCAACGCCAGCGGCGAGTGCGACATCTACAGGGAGCGACTGCTGCCGCGCGGACTGCTCCGTTCCGGAAACGATCTGCAGCAGGCCTCGGATATATCCTACATGATGTTTGTCCAGCAGACCAATCCCGGCAACTTCACCATCCTCGGCCAGCCCATCAGAGTCACCCACTCGgtggtgaaatcggtcaagaTGGCTGTGAGCGAAAATTATG